The following are encoded together in the Robertmurraya sp. FSL R5-0851 genome:
- a CDS encoding sporulation protein, which translates to MFNIFTTLLKAGAPTVDLKINQTSAQIGETITGCFNLHGGRKTQKVKRLECSLVKTYDDGSFDTVEEVTTILMSEQLSENETLKFPFTFVITDKFQPTTSNITYRFHTNLVYSDNLTSKDHDELVILTKSSS; encoded by the coding sequence TTGTTTAATATATTTACTACTCTACTAAAAGCCGGTGCACCTACTGTTGACCTTAAAATTAATCAGACATCTGCTCAAATCGGTGAGACAATAACTGGTTGTTTTAATCTTCATGGGGGACGTAAAACTCAAAAGGTTAAGAGGCTTGAATGTAGTTTAGTTAAAACGTACGATGATGGAAGCTTCGATACGGTTGAAGAAGTGACAACGATTTTAATGTCAGAGCAATTAAGTGAAAATGAAACGCTTAAATTCCCTTTCACTTTTGTGATAACTGATAAATTCCAACCAACCACTAGCAATATTACCTATCGATTCCATACAAATCTTGTCTACTCAGATAACCTGACAAGTAAAGATCATGATGAATTGGTTATTCTTACTAAAAGTAGCAGTTGA